A single genomic interval of Chitinophaga sp. 180180018-3 harbors:
- a CDS encoding SRPBCC domain-containing protein, producing the protein MIPPIDRTVLINATPSVVWNYLTLPGLMKQWIGPPEMEIEVNTDWKIGRPMIIRGFHHVGFENRGVVQAFDLHKQIRYTQLSTISRLSDLPENYTVVEFTLTLVQNETLLALKIWNFPTETIFRHLDFYWRGTLEIMKKLIEKQNLQTKI; encoded by the coding sequence ATGATACCTCCGATAGACAGAACCGTGCTTATCAACGCAACACCTTCAGTGGTATGGAATTACCTCACCCTGCCGGGGTTAATGAAGCAATGGATTGGCCCTCCGGAAATGGAAATCGAGGTGAACACCGATTGGAAAATCGGCAGACCAATGATCATCCGCGGATTTCATCATGTCGGCTTCGAAAACAGAGGCGTTGTTCAGGCTTTTGATCTACATAAACAAATCCGGTATACACAATTAAGTACGATATCACGCCTGTCCGATCTGCCGGAAAACTATACTGTTGTTGAGTTTACACTGACGCTCGTTCAAAACGAAACCTTACTGGCCCTGAAGATCTGGAACTTTCCTACCGAAACGATTTTCCGGCACCTGGATTTTTACTGGAGAGGTACGTTGGAAATAATGAAGAAGCTCATAGAAAAACAAAACCTGCAAACAAAAATCTAA
- the bioB gene encoding biotin synthase BioB, with product MTSAIRNDWTLEEIQAIYDQPLLDLVYQAASVHRQWHSARQVQVCTLLSIKTGGCPEDCSYCGQAARYHTDIKVQALLPTETVLAHAQKAKDTGATRFCMAAAWREVRDNKDFDRVIDMVKGVNDLGMEVCCTLGLLTEEQAVRLREAGLHAYNHNLDTSEEYYQEIISTRKFDNRINTINNVRKAGITVCSGGIIGLGESHRDRISMLLTLATMPKHPESVPINALVRVKGTPLESNPKVDAWDMVRMIATARIVMPASTVRLTAGRIDMTESEQAWCFMAGANSIFTGERKTLLVTPNPGVDEDMQMLQHLGLEPMPGKN from the coding sequence ATGACATCTGCTATCAGAAACGACTGGACCCTCGAAGAGATCCAGGCTATCTACGACCAGCCCCTGCTGGACCTGGTTTATCAGGCGGCTTCTGTACACCGCCAGTGGCATTCCGCCCGGCAAGTACAGGTGTGCACACTGCTTTCCATTAAAACCGGCGGATGCCCGGAAGATTGCTCCTACTGCGGGCAGGCGGCCAGGTACCATACTGATATAAAAGTACAGGCCCTGCTGCCTACTGAAACCGTACTGGCGCACGCTCAAAAAGCAAAAGATACCGGCGCCACCCGTTTCTGCATGGCCGCTGCCTGGCGTGAAGTGAGAGACAACAAGGATTTCGACCGTGTAATCGATATGGTGAAAGGTGTAAACGACCTCGGCATGGAAGTATGCTGTACCCTCGGTCTGCTAACGGAAGAACAGGCCGTACGCCTCCGCGAAGCCGGTTTGCACGCCTATAACCATAACCTCGATACTTCCGAAGAATATTACCAGGAGATCATCTCCACCCGGAAATTCGACAACAGGATCAATACCATCAACAACGTACGTAAAGCAGGAATCACGGTTTGCTCCGGCGGAATTATCGGTTTGGGCGAATCGCACCGCGACCGTATCTCCATGTTGCTCACACTGGCTACCATGCCTAAGCATCCGGAATCTGTTCCCATCAATGCCCTCGTACGCGTGAAAGGTACGCCGCTCGAAAGCAATCCGAAAGTGGATGCCTGGGATATGGTCAGAATGATCGCTACCGCAAGGATTGTAATGCCCGCATCAACCGTACGCCTCACCGCCGGCAGGATAGATATGACAGAGTCTGAACAAGCCTGGTGTTTCATGGCCGGCGCCAATTCCATTTTTACCGGTGAAAGAAAAACACTGCTGGTGACCCCCAACCCGGGCGTTGATGAAGATATGCAGATGCTGCAGCACCTCGGTCTGGAACCAATGCCAGGAAAGAATTAA
- a CDS encoding PLP-dependent aminotransferase family protein, giving the protein MSSPIPYKSFVQVDRGSATAVYLQIARQLINAIQRGFLVTGTRLPGTREFSVLLGVNRNTVVAVYEELDAQGWVETRPNKGTFIAGKADAKPQTIHPAGEQQLAVYPGTTGFSFKKSSLLDNPFEHSSCEYVFNDGTPDIRLTQINHLSSLYSANLKRKSNRRKLGYYNHDGSEYFKKNLSNYLNQSRGLHISKDNILITRSTEMSVYITSEILLSPGDIVLVGALSYFSVNMIFQKSGAQIMLVPIDDEGIDVDAVRNICKQHPIRMLYITTHHHYPTTVALSAQRRIALLNLASTFGFVILEDDYDYDFHYDNSPVLPLASADSNGMVVYTGAFGKSLAPGFRTGFIVAPENLMTEMRKHLGIIDRQGDVLMEQVLGEMIEAGEIQRYLKKSLKVYQERRDHFVELLQQHLGGYIDFKKPAGGLAVWIRWKQPINLMRLSRVCAQNNLFIPKTLLYQQKDLTAMRLGFGHMTLQEAEESVRVLRRGVEEVTSHLPPQHTQNTPP; this is encoded by the coding sequence ATGAGCAGTCCGATTCCATATAAAAGTTTTGTACAGGTAGACCGTGGGTCGGCCACGGCGGTGTACCTGCAGATAGCCCGGCAGCTGATCAATGCGATACAGCGCGGGTTTCTGGTGACCGGTACCAGGCTGCCGGGCACAAGGGAATTCAGCGTATTGCTGGGGGTAAATCGCAATACGGTAGTAGCGGTATACGAGGAGCTGGATGCCCAGGGCTGGGTGGAGACCCGCCCCAATAAGGGCACCTTCATTGCAGGCAAAGCAGACGCAAAGCCGCAAACGATCCATCCTGCCGGAGAGCAGCAGCTGGCCGTTTATCCTGGTACCACCGGATTTTCGTTCAAAAAATCGAGCCTGCTGGATAATCCATTCGAGCACTCCTCCTGTGAATATGTATTCAATGATGGCACGCCCGACATCCGTCTGACCCAGATCAACCATCTCTCGAGTTTATATAGTGCTAACCTGAAGCGAAAAAGTAATCGCCGGAAACTGGGATATTACAACCACGACGGCAGCGAGTATTTTAAAAAGAACCTGTCGAATTACCTGAATCAGTCGCGCGGACTGCATATATCCAAAGACAACATCCTCATCACCCGGAGCACCGAAATGAGTGTTTATATCACCTCAGAAATACTACTTTCGCCGGGCGACATTGTACTGGTAGGCGCGCTGAGTTACTTCTCTGTTAATATGATCTTCCAGAAATCGGGCGCACAAATTATGCTGGTGCCGATAGATGACGAAGGTATAGATGTAGACGCGGTAAGGAATATCTGTAAACAGCATCCGATACGCATGTTGTATATCACTACGCATCATCATTACCCGACCACCGTAGCACTCAGTGCACAGCGAAGAATTGCGTTGCTTAACCTGGCCTCCACCTTTGGGTTTGTGATACTGGAAGATGATTATGATTACGATTTTCATTACGACAATAGTCCGGTGCTGCCCCTGGCGAGTGCAGACAGTAACGGCATGGTGGTATATACCGGCGCCTTCGGAAAATCGCTGGCGCCGGGGTTCAGAACCGGGTTCATTGTAGCGCCGGAAAACCTGATGACAGAGATGCGGAAGCACCTGGGTATTATAGACCGGCAGGGCGATGTACTGATGGAGCAGGTATTAGGGGAAATGATTGAAGCAGGAGAGATACAGCGATATCTTAAGAAGTCGTTGAAAGTATACCAGGAGCGGCGGGATCATTTCGTGGAGTTGTTGCAGCAGCATCTGGGCGGATATATAGATTTCAAGAAGCCGGCGGGCGGTTTGGCGGTATGGATCCGGTGGAAGCAGCCGATCAATCTGATGCGGCTGAGCAGAGTGTGTGCGCAGAATAATTTGTTTATTCCGAAGACGCTGTTGTATCAGCAGAAGGATTTGACGGCGATGCGGCTGGGGTTTGGGCATATGACGCTGCAGGAAGCCGAGGAGAGTGTGAGGGTGTTGCGGAGGGGTGTGGAGGAGGTTACTTCCCATCTCCCACCCCAACATACTCAAAATACTCCCCCTTAA
- a CDS encoding SDR family oxidoreductase yields MKQLENKVALITGGAGSIGKTTAKLFIEEGAKVVLVDLDETALKKAAAELGDHAAYVAADVTSAADVEKYAKEAVKKFGKIDIFFNNAGIEGVVKPITEFPEDIFDKVMAVNVKGVFLGCKYVLPQMNDGGSMIITSSVAGLGASPNFIAYTTSKHATLGIMKTAALEAAPRKIRVNTIHPSPVNNRMMRSIEEGYEPGKGAEMEKLFASGIPLGRYAEPIEIARLVVFLGSDNSQFITGAQYVIDGGSSAK; encoded by the coding sequence ATGAAACAGCTGGAAAACAAAGTGGCCCTTATTACGGGCGGAGCAGGAAGTATCGGAAAAACAACCGCAAAGTTATTTATTGAAGAAGGTGCTAAAGTTGTTCTTGTAGATCTTGATGAAACAGCATTAAAAAAAGCAGCTGCTGAATTAGGTGACCATGCAGCCTATGTTGCAGCAGATGTAACATCCGCAGCGGATGTGGAAAAATATGCAAAGGAAGCTGTAAAAAAATTCGGAAAGATAGATATCTTCTTTAATAACGCGGGTATAGAAGGTGTTGTTAAACCCATTACTGAATTTCCGGAAGATATTTTCGATAAAGTAATGGCCGTTAATGTAAAGGGCGTGTTCCTGGGCTGTAAATATGTGTTACCGCAGATGAATGACGGCGGCAGTATGATCATTACTTCGTCAGTAGCCGGACTCGGGGCCTCTCCTAACTTTATCGCCTATACGACCAGCAAACACGCTACGCTGGGGATTATGAAAACTGCAGCCCTGGAAGCTGCGCCCAGGAAGATTCGTGTGAATACCATACATCCGTCGCCGGTCAACAACCGGATGATGCGTTCTATTGAAGAAGGATATGAACCGGGAAAAGGTGCAGAGATGGAAAAATTATTTGCATCCGGTATTCCGCTTGGGCGATATGCGGAACCTATTGAAATAGCGAGATTAGTGGTGTTCCTCGGATCTGATAATAGTCAGTTTATCACCGGAGCGCAATATGTGATAGATGGTGGTTCTTCTGCTAAGTAG
- a CDS encoding response regulator transcription factor codes for MTTIAIADDHTIFCDSLAALINELEGFSVLWKAQSGKAAIERVQQQAPDILLLDVNMPGMSGIEVAAWLAVHNPNLKILVLTMEEDDASIIKMLHHGARGYLLKSVSSEGLHEALQAIVQYGFYYTPLVARQIGKPVEQKTPAIVLKDREQMLLQLMCTDLSYSEIAKQVHLSESTVDTYRARLFELFDVKNRIGLILKANSMGLVKL; via the coding sequence ATGACGACGATTGCGATTGCCGACGATCATACCATTTTCTGCGATTCCCTGGCAGCCCTGATCAACGAGCTGGAAGGTTTTTCCGTATTGTGGAAAGCGCAAAGCGGGAAGGCAGCTATTGAACGCGTGCAGCAGCAAGCCCCCGATATTTTATTGCTGGACGTGAATATGCCTGGCATGAGTGGTATAGAAGTGGCAGCCTGGCTTGCTGTCCATAATCCCAACCTGAAGATCCTGGTGCTGACCATGGAGGAAGACGACGCCAGCATCATCAAAATGCTGCATCACGGCGCCAGGGGCTACCTGCTGAAATCTGTTTCTTCGGAAGGGTTGCATGAAGCGCTACAGGCTATTGTACAATACGGCTTCTATTATACGCCGTTGGTGGCCCGACAAATAGGCAAGCCGGTGGAACAAAAGACACCCGCCATCGTGTTGAAAGACAGGGAGCAAATGTTACTGCAATTGATGTGTACTGATCTTAGCTACTCCGAAATAGCCAAACAGGTACACCTGAGCGAAAGCACCGTAGACACTTACCGCGCGCGGCTATTTGAGCTTTTTGATGTGAAAAATCGTATAGGGCTCATATTGAAGGCCAATAGTATGGGGTTAGTGAAATTATAG
- a CDS encoding 7TM diverse intracellular signaling domain-containing protein produces the protein MFIPKLLCCGIWLLYAVVAEARPPADSVTSFSAPGPATTLHLRPDTLRYAVVSDSKADFGLTNSWCYLVWKLQGKPADLILSIDNTSLDSVQLYQLFPEALPVLLYSGGNHLPYDNHRAYVWHTAAVSAGTEPAYYLAAFRAMGKNVNVGYQLLGATELAQRYRSFDRLIWLYLGVVLVMIVSAIIGLFLFRNVALGYYALYLGFISCWILAHYGYLFPMLYPQWPGFNEIVKPVAIQLALFSMLRMLWQLFAAQLQAKAIRLFLQAFSLAIPLLLGVLLVSLLWQPGGFIPAWMNVVWHLYLLLGAGSILGLLAWLFNKDSTARFFCLAVACVSLMTLLQVFSNAGLLQSYWLNDHGILLGILLEAGILTYAIFLKLWKDKQAVLLKVNRLEEEHGKVLEQLLMIQDTERKRIAGDLHDSVGPMLTALKMNYLRIIRVSQGVQEELIRSTEAIIDSSIAGIRDIAHRLMPRNLVSKGLIVALSDYGRDLFSLYQISFDFKHQVVQSPGEELQMLIYRITCELLMNAAKHAQCQQVLLRLQITDQEIHITVKDNGKGFNADDALSHSFGLSNVVNRVKYARGVIQILSGEGKGTEVLIAMPVERS, from the coding sequence ATGTTTATCCCAAAGTTGCTTTGTTGCGGAATATGGCTGCTTTACGCTGTTGTTGCGGAGGCCCGGCCGCCTGCCGACAGTGTTACCAGCTTTTCTGCTCCAGGCCCGGCAACTACCTTGCATCTGCGCCCGGATACATTACGTTACGCAGTGGTCTCGGATAGCAAAGCAGATTTTGGACTTACCAACAGTTGGTGTTACCTGGTGTGGAAATTACAGGGTAAGCCGGCCGACCTGATTTTATCTATAGACAATACCAGCCTTGACAGTGTACAGTTGTATCAGCTTTTTCCCGAAGCCCTGCCGGTGCTGCTATATAGCGGCGGTAATCACTTGCCTTATGATAACCACCGTGCATACGTATGGCATACTGCTGCTGTATCTGCAGGCACAGAGCCAGCCTATTACCTGGCGGCTTTCCGGGCCATGGGGAAAAATGTGAACGTGGGTTATCAACTGCTTGGCGCAACAGAACTGGCACAGCGTTATCGCAGCTTTGACCGGCTGATATGGCTATACCTGGGAGTAGTGCTGGTGATGATAGTTTCGGCGATTATTGGCCTCTTTCTTTTTCGCAACGTCGCCCTGGGTTATTATGCGCTTTACCTGGGCTTTATCAGTTGCTGGATACTGGCGCATTACGGGTATCTATTCCCCATGTTGTACCCACAATGGCCGGGCTTCAATGAGATAGTAAAGCCTGTAGCAATACAGTTAGCGCTGTTCAGCATGTTACGGATGCTATGGCAACTTTTTGCCGCGCAATTGCAGGCAAAAGCGATACGATTATTCTTGCAGGCATTTTCTCTTGCTATCCCGTTGCTGTTGGGCGTTTTGTTGGTTTCCCTCCTATGGCAGCCCGGCGGGTTTATCCCAGCCTGGATGAACGTTGTCTGGCATCTTTATTTATTATTGGGAGCTGGCAGTATACTCGGTCTGCTGGCGTGGTTGTTCAACAAAGATAGTACAGCACGTTTTTTTTGCCTGGCTGTGGCTTGTGTTTCCCTCATGACTTTATTGCAGGTATTTTCTAATGCAGGCTTGCTGCAAAGCTACTGGCTCAACGACCATGGCATTTTGCTGGGTATTTTGCTGGAAGCTGGTATCTTAACTTATGCTATTTTTCTGAAGCTGTGGAAAGACAAACAGGCCGTCCTGTTGAAGGTCAACCGGTTGGAGGAAGAGCATGGCAAAGTGCTGGAGCAGCTGCTGATGATACAGGACACGGAACGGAAGCGGATAGCTGGCGATCTTCACGACAGTGTGGGGCCTATGCTTACCGCCCTCAAAATGAACTATCTCCGTATTATACGTGTCAGCCAGGGTGTACAGGAAGAGCTCATCAGGAGTACAGAAGCGATCATCGATAGTTCTATCGCCGGTATCCGGGATATTGCCCATCGGTTGATGCCGCGTAATTTGGTCTCCAAAGGGTTGATTGTAGCACTATCTGACTATGGACGGGATCTTTTCTCTCTGTATCAGATATCGTTTGATTTTAAACACCAGGTAGTGCAAAGCCCGGGAGAAGAATTACAGATGCTGATTTACCGGATTACCTGTGAGTTGCTCATGAATGCCGCCAAGCATGCCCAATGCCAGCAAGTGTTGTTGCGGTTGCAAATCACTGACCAGGAAATCCATATAACGGTAAAGGATAATGGAAAAGGGTTTAATGCAGATGATGCGCTATCTCATTCCTTTGGCTTGTCGAATGTGGTGAACCGGGTAAAGTATGCCCGGGGAGTTATACAGATATTGTCGGGTGAAGGCAAGGGCACGGAGGTGCTGATTGCGATGCCGGTGGAGCGGAGCTGA